The Chanodichthys erythropterus isolate Z2021 chromosome 14, ASM2448905v1, whole genome shotgun sequence genome window below encodes:
- the tbccd1 gene encoding TBCC domain-containing protein 1, translating to MDKYTACVWPRLEPFLIGVLPATAPSKFSMHYLRKMASYVRTRDGCFPRLGWHMWRHIACGKLQLAEELAWLYFETFDLLMPRSAEQRLEWAEALSQCHSPKELDRQRCQLSVDTLQFLLFLYLQQLNRISLRTSLIGEEWPSPRSRSPSSSSERDTKISSQNKNWDDQAHLAFIQTHLAELLELLVEPGQLSSSGQVLRDSQLTSEAIESLSLLLEGSVSHSRTVHPIHKLLSRSALQSQAGFSKLSRSYSLQQFQGFLRQALCLNPFGISTFSQSGKKLAWAIQVEGTLKKAKIFRNTHVAPPGSRLVLMSQVCKQTLAKDSEKLNDANIKLHRCSEAFIYLLSPLRSVTLDKCRNSTVVLGPVGTTVHVQSCENVRVVCVAGRLTVGGSFDCTIHCLTPTRPLLLPGNVSLTLGPFHTHYPSLEDHMASVGLAVVPNLWDRPLLFGAEGCASDTGCYRIQPPSEFYPLVIPFQMEGDNCEFPWDLPADYQKAVEGREKAIEEWQKTVKEAHLNKVQRRQFQALVEQKFHEWLLETGQRQELDSLLPSALTPSTSVDHWPSSHTSNSGLNVLKDQSSEQAMGWAPTVC from the exons ATGGACAAATACACAGCATGTGTATGGCCACGTCTGGAGCCCTTCCTGATCGGGGTGCTTCCCGCCACAGCCCCAAGCAAATTCAGCATGCATTATCTGCGCAAGATGGCCAGTTACGTCCGGACACGGGACGGCTGTTTCCCCAGGCTTGGCTGGCACATGTGGCGACACATCGCTTGTGGCAAACTGCAGCTGGCAGAGGAGCTTGCCTGGCTGTATTTTGAAACTTTTGATCTGTTGATGCCTCGTTCTGCAGAGCAGAGATTAGAGTGGGCAGAAGCTCTATCTCAATGCCATAGTCCTAAGGAACTTGACAGACAGCGTTGTCAG CTGTCAGTAGACACTCTGCAGTTTCTACTCTTCCTGTATCTACAGCAACTGAACCGAATCTCTCTCCGCACATCACTGATCGGGGAAGAGTGGCCAAGTCCCAGATCACGATCTCCCTCTTCCTCCTCTGAGAGAGACACCAAAATAAGCTCCCAAAATAAG AACTGGGATGACCAGGCTCATCTTGCTTTCATCCAGACACACTTGGCTGAGCTCTTGGAGTTGCTAGTGGAACCAGGGCAGCTGAGCAGTTCAGGACAGGTTCTGCGTGACAGCCAGCTCACTTCAGAGGCCATCGAAAGCCTCAGTCTATTGCTGGAAGGTTCTGTGAGCCACAGCCGTACTGTGCACCCGATCCACAAGCTCCTCAGCCGCTCAGCGCTGCAGTCCCAGGCGGGATTCTCCAAACTCAGCCGCTCCTATTCTCTGCAGCAGTTCCAGGGGTTTCTGCGTCAGGCTCTCTGCCTCAACCCCTTTGGCATTTCCACCTTCTCACAGTCAGGCAAGAAACTGGCATGGGCCATACAAG taGAGGGCACTTTgaagaaagccaaaatattcAGAAACACCCACGTGGCTCCTCCAGGAAGTCGACTGGTGCTCATGTCACAGGTTTGCAAACAGACGTTGGCCAAAGACTCTGAAAAACTGAATGATGCCAACATCAAACTCCACCGCTGCAGTGAGGCTTTCATCTACCTTCTCTCTCCTCTGCG GTCTGTGACCTTGGATAAGTGCAGGAACAGTACAGTGGTGCTTGGCCCGGTAGGGACCACCGTCCACGTTCAGAGCTGTGAGAACGTTCGTGTGGTATGTGTGGCCGGCCGTCTGACTGTAGGCGGCTCCTTTGACTGCACAATCCATTGCCTCACCCCCACTCGACCCCTTCTCCTTCCTGGAAATGTGTCTCTCACTCTGGGCCCCTTCCACACACATTATCCCAGTTTAGAGGACCACATGGCTAGTGTGGGCCTAGCTGTGGTTCCCAATTTATGGGACCGGCCACTGCTGTTTGGAGCAGAGGGTTGCGCTTCAGACACAGGCTGCTACCGCATCCAGCCCCCCTCTGAGTTTTATCCGCTGGTGATACCTTTCCAAATGGAGGGGGATAACTGTGAGTTCCCTTGGGACCTCCCGGCAGACTACCAGAAGGCTGTGGAGGGCAGAGAGAAGGCGATAGAGGAATGGCAGAAGACTGTGAAGGAAGCACACTTGAACAA GGTTCAGAGGCGGCAATTTCAGGCCTTAGTGGAGCAGAAGTTTCATGAGTGGTTGCTCGAAACGGGACAAAGACAAGAGCTGGACAGTCTCCTCCCTTCTGCCCTCACCCCCTCCACCTCTGTGGACCACTGGCCTTCAAGCCACACTTCCAACTCTGGACTAAATGTACTGAAAGATCAATCATCTGAACAGGCAATGGGATGGGCTCCAACGGTTTGCTAA